One Synechococcus sp. PROS-9-1 DNA window includes the following coding sequences:
- a CDS encoding oxidoreductase — MGWTLKDIPDQTGRVALVTGANSGLGLETSRALLQKGATVLMACRSQRKSEAARRDLLDDGTTGVDLLDLDLSDLKSVERCSNVVQERYGRLDLLLNNAGLMAPPRRLSVQGLEMQFAVNHLGHMALTQQLLPLMEGRQDARVVTVTSGAQYFGKMEWSDLQGEQRYDRWSAYCQSKLANVMFALELNQRLQQQNSTVISLAAHPGLARTNLQPVSVAATGAWQESLAYRIIDPLFQSAEMGALPQLHAATASSVKGGEHFGPGGFASMRGMPTLQPVARTARDAEQRERLWTTSEDIIESKTSKV, encoded by the coding sequence ATGGGCTGGACCCTGAAGGACATCCCGGACCAAACTGGGCGTGTGGCCCTCGTCACTGGGGCCAACAGCGGCCTGGGTTTGGAAACCAGTCGTGCGCTTTTACAAAAAGGCGCAACCGTGCTCATGGCTTGCCGCAGCCAACGCAAAAGCGAAGCAGCACGCCGTGACTTGCTGGATGACGGCACAACGGGCGTTGACCTGCTGGATCTTGATTTATCCGATCTCAAGAGTGTTGAACGCTGCTCCAACGTTGTCCAAGAGCGTTATGGCCGCCTGGACCTGTTGTTGAACAACGCTGGCCTGATGGCACCTCCACGACGGCTGAGCGTCCAAGGCTTGGAAATGCAATTTGCCGTGAACCATCTCGGGCATATGGCACTGACCCAACAGCTTCTTCCGCTGATGGAAGGCCGCCAAGATGCACGGGTGGTCACTGTGACATCTGGAGCGCAATATTTCGGCAAAATGGAGTGGTCAGATCTGCAGGGCGAGCAACGCTATGACCGATGGAGTGCCTACTGCCAGAGCAAATTGGCCAATGTGATGTTTGCGCTCGAGCTCAATCAGCGGCTTCAGCAACAAAACAGCACCGTGATCTCTCTTGCCGCCCATCCAGGCCTGGCCCGCACGAACCTTCAACCGGTCTCCGTCGCCGCAACCGGAGCCTGGCAAGAGTCTTTGGCCTACCGAATCATCGATCCCTTATTTCAAAGCGCAGAGATGGGTGCACTCCCCCAACTGCATGCAGCAACAGCAAGCAGCGTTAAAGGTGGAGAACACTTCGGTCCAGGTGGATTTGCATCCATGCGTGGAATGCCAACACTTCAGCCTGTGGCCCGAACAGCCAGAGACGCCGAACAACGCGAGCGTCTTTGGACGACCAGCGAAGACATCATCGAATCCAAGACGAGCAAGGTCTAA
- a CDS encoding metal-binding protein, with the protein MASGREHDRATYVLAVIYGVIWWPWLGISGAICSGLAFLFGGLFLSPDLDINSRPYQRWGGLRWLWWPYQRLIRHRSVLSHSPFLGTAIRITYLSFLVAAISWLGSRWGAPSPEQWESWLQQTWNESSNSVLVALIGLEASAWLHLVQDGDPMPRLPIKLQLPRKRRRRR; encoded by the coding sequence ATGGCTTCCGGTCGGGAGCACGATCGAGCCACCTATGTCCTGGCTGTGATCTACGGGGTCATTTGGTGGCCATGGCTAGGGATCAGCGGTGCCATCTGCAGTGGACTGGCCTTTTTGTTCGGCGGTCTCTTCCTTTCACCTGATCTCGATATCAATTCCAGGCCCTATCAACGTTGGGGTGGACTGCGCTGGCTGTGGTGGCCCTACCAACGCCTGATCCGTCACCGCTCGGTTTTGTCGCACAGCCCATTTCTAGGAACGGCCATTCGGATCACCTATCTCAGCTTTTTAGTGGCAGCCATTAGCTGGCTAGGCAGCCGTTGGGGCGCCCCCTCTCCAGAGCAATGGGAGAGCTGGCTGCAACAGACATGGAACGAATCATCAAACTCCGTTCTGGTCGCACTGATTGGCCTTGAAGCGAGCGCCTGGCTGCATCTGGTTCAAGACGGTGACCCCATGCCAAGACTGCCGATCAAGCTTCAGTTGCCTCGCAAGCGCAGACGCCGTCGTTGA
- the arfB gene encoding alternative ribosome rescue aminoacyl-tRNA hydrolase ArfB, with protein sequence MPQDLTVNARLVIPSRELQWRFSRASGPGGQGVNTTDSRVELVFDLANSAVLGPFRRQRLMEVLASRLADGCVRVVAAEERSQWQNRQRAMARLADLLREGLKPPPPQRRATRPGRGAVKRRLEAKGRRSQIKKNRQQRPSLDD encoded by the coding sequence ATGCCCCAGGATCTCACCGTGAATGCTCGCCTGGTGATCCCCTCGAGGGAGCTTCAATGGCGGTTTTCCCGCGCCTCAGGTCCTGGAGGGCAGGGCGTCAACACCACGGATTCTCGGGTTGAGTTGGTGTTCGATCTGGCGAATTCGGCGGTGCTGGGCCCCTTTCGGCGACAACGGCTGATGGAGGTCCTGGCATCGCGACTAGCGGATGGCTGCGTGCGTGTGGTGGCTGCAGAGGAACGCTCCCAGTGGCAAAACCGCCAGCGAGCGATGGCTCGGCTGGCTGATTTATTGCGAGAAGGCTTGAAGCCACCGCCTCCACAGCGCCGGGCCACGCGTCCAGGACGAGGTGCAGTGAAGCGACGCCTTGAGGCCAAGGGGCGTCGCAGTCAGATCAAAAAAAATCGCCAACAGCGTCCATCGTTGGACGATTGA
- a CDS encoding protein phosphatase, with product MFDMSLPDPDQLQGTLVDFALLELIRQHRLSFQPLWTVDGWAKLMIWLALNCGLSGDTESLEHFATSLGETITTRMRRTFFERELGDLELHVLADPADPQVLLLSQAPQDPLVLAPERLTRALQRVDLLEHVTADQREWQALDGVVAIPWKRPKS from the coding sequence ATGTTTGATATGAGCCTTCCGGATCCTGATCAGCTGCAAGGAACCCTTGTGGACTTTGCGCTTTTGGAGCTGATTCGACAGCACCGGCTCAGTTTTCAGCCGCTTTGGACGGTTGATGGCTGGGCGAAATTGATGATTTGGCTTGCCTTGAATTGCGGCCTTTCAGGAGATACCGAAAGCCTTGAGCACTTCGCGACATCTCTTGGGGAGACGATCACGACGCGGATGCGCCGCACATTCTTTGAACGAGAGTTGGGCGATCTTGAGCTTCATGTCTTGGCAGATCCAGCTGATCCTCAAGTGCTGTTGCTCTCTCAGGCCCCACAAGATCCCTTGGTGCTGGCACCGGAACGTCTGACCCGTGCCCTACAGCGGGTTGATTTGCTCGAGCATGTGACTGCTGATCAAAGGGAATGGCAAGCCCTCGATGGCGTTGTTGCGATCCCTTGGAAACGTCCTAAATCCTGA
- a CDS encoding transcriptional repressor: MTTQPTASRQRQQRLLDTLRSCGDEMSGQQLHRLLENGSSAMGLATVYRNLRQLQQQGLVRCRHLPTGEALYAPIEQDRHHLTCVDCGSTKALDHCPIHGLSISSEEQSGFKMLFHTLEFFGICSECQHNRP; the protein is encoded by the coding sequence ATGACGACCCAGCCGACAGCGAGCCGACAGCGACAGCAACGCCTTCTCGACACCTTGCGTAGCTGCGGTGACGAAATGAGTGGGCAACAGCTGCATCGGCTCTTAGAGAACGGATCCAGCGCCATGGGACTCGCCACGGTGTACAGAAACCTCAGACAACTTCAGCAGCAGGGTCTTGTGCGCTGCCGACATTTACCCACCGGGGAGGCCCTTTATGCCCCGATTGAGCAGGACCGCCATCACCTCACATGTGTCGACTGTGGAAGCACAAAAGCATTAGATCACTGCCCGATTCACGGACTCTCAATCTCCAGCGAAGAGCAGTCTGGATTCAAGATGTTGTTCCACACCTTGGAATTCTTCGGCATTTGCTCTGAGTGCCAACACAATCGCCCTTAG
- a CDS encoding 2OG-Fe(II) oxygenase has protein sequence MSTDLIARYRNAGFEAVADGAMAFFDRRTDLQRTGVAFGPGAAEEPAKVSTDISLVAIDRSDPDAFGLSDVILRGVAAGLERYLQERPLFRSVCPEQELFVMPIFNLQRYAPGEGFKQWHCDWTISDEATEPVHRVLAWILYCDTVEEAGTEFHWQNHHEPAERGKLVIFPAGPSHIHRGRVNPDLSKTIATGWINAGAQQDYLKRLAQF, from the coding sequence ATGTCTACAGACCTGATCGCTCGGTATCGCAACGCCGGTTTTGAAGCGGTGGCTGATGGTGCCATGGCCTTTTTTGATCGTCGCACTGATTTGCAGCGGACTGGGGTGGCCTTCGGGCCTGGAGCTGCTGAGGAACCGGCCAAGGTGTCGACGGATATCAGCTTGGTTGCGATTGATCGCAGTGATCCGGATGCCTTCGGATTGTCTGACGTGATTTTGCGCGGCGTTGCTGCTGGATTAGAGCGCTATCTGCAGGAAAGACCTCTGTTCCGTTCGGTCTGTCCTGAGCAAGAGTTGTTTGTGATGCCGATCTTCAACTTGCAGCGGTATGCCCCTGGCGAAGGCTTTAAGCAGTGGCATTGCGATTGGACCATCAGCGATGAAGCAACTGAGCCCGTGCATCGCGTGTTGGCTTGGATTCTTTATTGCGACACGGTGGAAGAAGCAGGCACGGAATTCCATTGGCAGAACCATCACGAACCGGCCGAACGCGGCAAATTAGTGATATTCCCAGCGGGCCCATCCCATATTCACCGCGGCAGGGTGAATCCAGATTTGAGTAAGACGATTGCCACAGGTTGGATCAATGCGGGCGCTCAGCAGGATTACCTCAAGCGGCTTGCTCAGTTCTGA
- the mazG gene encoding nucleoside triphosphate pyrophosphohydrolase, producing the protein MSDAMHDLVEVVAQLRDPDNGCPWDLKQTHQSLVPYVLEEAHEVVDAIRHGDDRHLKEELGDLLLQVVLHAQLAKEHQRFDLDEIARGITEKLIRRHPHVFGNAEARDSETVSANWEAIKAAEQAERGESPSESTSPLSDQLTRKVRGQPALAGAMTISRKAAKAGFEWDDMKGVWDKVHEELDELKEAVSSGDPKHAQEELGDLLFTLVNVARWCDIQPEEGLAGTNQRFLDRFSRVEASLGGDLQGRNINELETVWQEAKLAIRAEQASNSAASNHHP; encoded by the coding sequence ATGAGCGACGCCATGCACGATCTGGTCGAGGTGGTCGCGCAATTGCGCGACCCCGACAACGGTTGCCCTTGGGACCTCAAGCAAACGCATCAGAGCTTGGTGCCCTACGTGCTGGAGGAAGCTCACGAAGTCGTGGATGCGATCCGCCATGGCGATGATCGGCACCTCAAAGAGGAGCTAGGCGATCTGCTTTTACAAGTCGTACTGCACGCCCAACTCGCCAAGGAGCACCAGCGCTTCGATCTCGATGAGATTGCTCGTGGAATCACTGAGAAATTGATTCGCCGCCATCCGCATGTCTTTGGCAATGCAGAGGCCCGTGACAGCGAAACCGTCTCCGCGAATTGGGAGGCCATCAAGGCCGCAGAACAAGCCGAGCGGGGCGAAAGCCCCTCTGAATCAACCAGCCCGTTGAGTGATCAACTCACCAGGAAAGTTCGCGGACAACCAGCTTTGGCTGGAGCCATGACCATCTCGCGCAAAGCCGCCAAAGCAGGGTTTGAGTGGGATGACATGAAGGGGGTTTGGGACAAAGTGCATGAGGAGCTGGATGAACTCAAGGAAGCGGTGTCCTCCGGTGATCCAAAGCACGCTCAAGAAGAGCTCGGAGACCTGCTGTTCACGCTTGTGAATGTGGCTCGCTGGTGTGACATCCAGCCGGAAGAAGGCCTCGCAGGGACCAACCAGCGTTTTCTCGATCGCTTCTCTCGCGTGGAAGCCTCTCTGGGTGGAGACCTCCAAGGCCGCAATATCAACGAACTCGAAACGGTTTGGCAGGAAGCAAAACTGGCAATCCGTGCCGAACAAGCCTCCAACAGCGCAGCTAGCAATCACCATCCCTGA